One segment of Odontesthes bonariensis isolate fOdoBon6 chromosome 1, fOdoBon6.hap1, whole genome shotgun sequence DNA contains the following:
- the LOC142380304 gene encoding sorting nexin-1-like, whose product MAASSDQNPPSFPATEEPEPGLSDMADGDSDEGEDIFISNSNPVSVSRGVSQPERLNEEPADLFSEEAVSPTTAKSNGVHSDDDNDLFEGAQPDLSTDKSGSSARKEFSPGPRSNAALQSTSLEQLEEDEANDSFDVDVAVTNPEKIGDGMNAYVAYKVSTRTSLPTFKSKTFSVRRRFSDFLGLYEKLSVKHSLHGCILPPPPEKSVVGMTKVKVGMDDPSSVEFVERRRAALERYLQRVVSHPLLLQDPDVHEFLERDELPRAVNTQALSGAGFLKMINKASDAVNKMTIKMNESDTWFEDKLQEVENEEQHLRKLHAVVDSLVNHRKELCGNTATFAKSMAMLGNSEDNTALSRALSQLAEVEDKMEQLHHEQAASDFFIFALLLGDYIRLLGAVRGCFDQRMRAWQRWQEAQSTLQKKREAEAKLLWANKPEKLQQAKEEITEWEARVTQYERDFDRIGMTVRKEVLRFEKEKAKDFKSQMMKYLEAMLQSQQRFIKFWEAFLPEAKAIA is encoded by the exons ATGGCGGCTAGCTCGGATCAGAATCCCCCTTCTTTCCCTGCAACAGAAGAGCCGGAACCCGGACTGTCTGACATGGCAGATGGAGACAGCGACGAGGGAGAGGACATCTTCATTAGTAAC AGTAATCCGGTGTCTGTTAGTCGAGGAGTTTCACAGCCGGAGCGACTCAATGAAGAGCCTGCAGATCTTTTCAGTGAAGAGGCGGTCAGCCCAACAACTGCCAAGTCCAATGGAGTTCACTCCGATGATGACAACGACCTGTTTGAAG GGGCTCAGCCAGATTTAAGCACAGACAAGTCTGGCAGCTCTGCTCGGAAGGAGTTCTCACCTGGCCCTCGGAGCAATGCGGCtcttcagtccacctccttggaGCAG TTGGAGGAGGACGAAGCCAACGATAGCTTTGATGTGGATGTTGCCGTCACCAACCCTGAAAAAATCG gaGATGGCATGAATGCATATGTGGCCTACAAAGTATCAACCCGG ACTTCCTTGCCCACGTTCAAGAGTAAGACCTTCTCTGTAAGGAGGCGTTTCAGTGACTTTCTGGGTCTTTATGAAAAGCTGTCGGTGAAGCACTCGCTCCATGGCTGTATCCTTCCACCACCACCTGAGAAAAGTGTCGTAG GAATGACCAAGGTGAAGGTGGGAATGGACGACCCATCATCTGTGGAGTTTGTggaaagaagaagagcagcTTTGGAGAG GTATCTTCAGCGAGTAGTATCCCACCCCCTTTTACTGCAAGATCCTGACGTCCATGAATTTTTGGAGAGGGACGAA TTGCCCAGAGCAGTGAACACCCAGGCGCTGAGTGGAGCTGGGTTTCTCAAAATGATCAACAAGGCATCAGATGCTGTCAACAAGATGACCATCAAGATGAATGAGTCTGACACT TGGTTTGAGGACAAGCTACAGGAAGTGGAGAATGAGGAGCAGCATCTGAGGAAGCTTCACGCTGTGGTCGACTCCCTCGTCAATCACAGGAAGG AGCTGTGTGGGAACACGGCCACGTTTGCCAAAAGTATGGCCATGCTGGGAAACTCGGAGGACAACACAGCCCTGTCACGAGCCCTCTCCCAGCTGGCAGAGGTGGAGGACAAGATGGAGCAGCTGCATCACGAGCAGGCAGCTAGTGACTTCTTCATCTTTGCTTTGCTGCTTGGTGACTACATCCGACTGCTGGGTGCAGTGCGG GGGTGTTTTGACCAGCGCATGCGTGCATGGCAACGATGGCAGGAGGCTCAGAGCACActgcagaagaagagagaggCCGAGGCCAAGCTGCTGTGGGCTAACAAACCTGAAAAGCTGCAGCAGGCGAAAGAAGAGATCACTGAG tgggaggcGAGGGTTACTCAGTATGAGAGAGACTTTGACAGGATTGGGATGACTGTGCGCAAAGAGGTTCTAAGATTTGAG aaagaaaaagccaAGGACTTCAAGAGCCAAATGATGAAATATTTGGAGGCAATGCTGCAGTCTCAGCAACGG tttataAAGTTCTGGGAAGCATTCCTGCCTGAGGCAAAGGCAATAGCTTGA